From a region of the Tateyamaria omphalii genome:
- a CDS encoding adenylate/guanylate cyclase domain-containing protein: protein MVDASSALPVSRRSDREDEVPAHRHAQEALARNKREGMDLAVKARIGALSVTAVMLVFLNPYWDVLWYLFLLFCLVLVGLAQRRVGRVGQSRAELALLFADLLLMTLALLVPNPLQSAPMPTALIYNFEVFQYFFIILAAGVLTYSWRTIIAIGNWTMALWLTGTLCVWWFGRTFPELTEAANAMFPDYPDLARQFDPNNVNWDLRFQQVVVFLVVALILAVAVRRYQLLVLDSAEMARERTNLARYFSPSMVEELSTKDEPLGQIRSHDAAVLFVDIVGFTAYADGRPPQEVIETLRAFHARMESEVFAHGGTLDKYLGDGLMATFGTPLPLADDAARAVACVRSMADRMDALNADRRADGLPEIDARFGLHFGPVVLGDIGANRLEFAVLGDTVNVASRLEAMTRAVGVRAIVSDATMEAAGGSDGFRRAPDQTVRGVADPLAVWVLD from the coding sequence ATGGTGGATGCAAGCAGCGCGTTGCCGGTGTCGCGACGCAGTGATCGCGAAGACGAAGTTCCCGCGCATCGGCACGCGCAAGAAGCGCTGGCCCGCAACAAGCGCGAGGGCATGGATCTTGCGGTGAAAGCACGTATCGGGGCCCTGTCGGTCACGGCGGTCATGCTGGTGTTTTTGAACCCGTACTGGGACGTGCTCTGGTATCTGTTCCTGCTGTTCTGCCTGGTTCTTGTGGGTTTGGCGCAGCGGCGTGTGGGCCGCGTGGGGCAGTCGCGTGCCGAACTGGCACTGCTGTTTGCCGATTTGCTGTTGATGACCTTGGCCTTGCTGGTGCCCAACCCGTTGCAAAGCGCACCGATGCCAACCGCACTCATCTACAATTTCGAGGTGTTTCAGTATTTCTTTATCATTCTGGCTGCAGGCGTGCTGACCTATTCTTGGCGGACCATCATTGCCATTGGCAACTGGACCATGGCGTTGTGGCTGACCGGCACGTTATGTGTTTGGTGGTTTGGGCGCACCTTTCCCGAGCTGACGGAGGCCGCAAATGCGATGTTTCCCGACTATCCCGATCTGGCCCGGCAATTCGACCCGAACAATGTGAATTGGGATCTGCGCTTTCAACAGGTCGTCGTGTTTCTGGTCGTCGCCCTGATCCTGGCTGTGGCCGTGCGTCGGTATCAATTGCTGGTCCTCGACAGTGCCGAGATGGCCCGCGAGCGGACGAACCTTGCACGCTACTTTTCCCCCTCGATGGTCGAGGAGTTGTCGACCAAGGACGAGCCATTGGGCCAGATCCGCAGCCATGATGCTGCGGTGCTGTTTGTCGATATCGTTGGGTTCACCGCTTATGCGGATGGGCGTCCTCCGCAAGAGGTGATCGAGACCTTGCGCGCCTTTCACGCCCGGATGGAAAGCGAAGTGTTCGCCCATGGCGGAACCCTCGACAAATATCTGGGCGACGGGCTGATGGCGACCTTTGGCACGCCCTTGCCGCTTGCGGATGACGCGGCCCGTGCTGTTGCCTGCGTGCGCTCTATGGCGGACCGCATGGATGCGTTGAATGCCGACCGGCGTGCCGATGGGCTGCCCGAGATCGACGCCCGCTTTGGCCTGCATTTCGGCCCTGTTGTTCTGGGTGACATCGGTGCAAACCGCTTGGAATTCGCGGTTCTGGGCGACACCGTGAACGTCGCAAGCCGGCTAGAGGCAATGACCCGCGCCGTGGGTGTTCGTGCGATCGTCAGTGACGCCACAATGGAGGCCGCAGGCGGATCCGACGGGTTCCGCCGCGCGCCGGATCAGACGGTGCGCGGCGTGGCCGACCCGTTGGCTGTCTGGGTGCTTGATTAG
- a CDS encoding MFS transporter — protein MQTGLILLALAYVLSQFFRAFLAVLTGPLEAELGVTPDVLATASGYWFLAFALMQLPVGKALDTLGPRRTGGWLFLIGGAGGAALFAVAQGPFYIHAAMALIGIGCSPVLMASFYIFAREFDPARFATLAALMIGIGTIGNLISSAPLAFAVEAMGWRNAMWALAAVSAIVALGVLFSVRDPAKAHDAGTGSLLDLMRMPVLWVIFPIMFVNYAPVAAVRGLWIGPYLRDVFDQTTAQIGIATLVMSLAMIVGTIAYGPLDRIFGTRKWVVFTGNVLTIAMLAFVIFWIDAGPWTAIALFAAIGALGASFPVIIAHARSFFPPHLTGRGVTLMNLFGIGGVGVMQTISGRIHTATAGSDPTAPYIAIFGFFAVALTMGVAIYALSRDSTD, from the coding sequence ATGCAAACCGGATTGATCCTGCTGGCGCTGGCCTATGTGCTCAGCCAGTTCTTTCGCGCTTTCCTGGCCGTTCTGACCGGCCCGCTTGAGGCGGAACTCGGCGTAACGCCCGATGTGCTGGCGACAGCGTCGGGCTACTGGTTCCTCGCCTTCGCCCTCATGCAACTGCCAGTAGGAAAGGCGCTCGACACGCTTGGCCCCCGCCGCACGGGCGGCTGGCTATTCCTGATCGGCGGCGCCGGGGGCGCCGCGCTCTTCGCCGTGGCCCAGGGCCCGTTCTACATCCACGCGGCCATGGCACTGATCGGCATCGGTTGCTCACCTGTTCTGATGGCCAGCTTCTACATCTTCGCCCGCGAGTTTGACCCGGCCCGCTTTGCCACCCTCGCCGCGCTGATGATCGGGATCGGCACCATCGGCAACCTGATCTCAAGCGCGCCTCTGGCCTTCGCGGTCGAGGCGATGGGCTGGCGCAACGCCATGTGGGCCCTCGCCGCCGTGTCCGCCATCGTTGCTCTGGGCGTCCTGTTTAGCGTGCGCGACCCGGCGAAAGCACACGACGCAGGCACCGGATCCCTGCTGGATCTGATGCGCATGCCGGTCCTGTGGGTCATCTTTCCCATCATGTTCGTGAACTACGCGCCCGTCGCGGCCGTCCGGGGCCTCTGGATCGGGCCATATCTGCGCGACGTGTTCGACCAGACCACCGCCCAGATCGGGATTGCGACACTGGTGATGAGCCTCGCCATGATCGTCGGCACCATCGCCTATGGCCCGCTCGACCGCATCTTTGGCACGCGCAAATGGGTGGTGTTCACCGGCAACGTGCTCACCATCGCGATGCTGGCCTTCGTTATCTTCTGGATCGACGCAGGCCCTTGGACGGCCATCGCCCTCTTTGCTGCCATCGGCGCCCTGGGTGCATCGTTCCCCGTCATCATCGCACACGCGCGCAGCTTCTTCCCTCCGCATCTGACGGGGCGGGGCGTTACGCTGATGAACCTTTTCGGCATCGGCGGCGTGGGGGTCATGCAGACCATATCTGGCCGCATCCACACCGCAACCGCAGGCAGCGATCCAACCGCGCCCTACATCGCGATCTTCGGCTTTTTCGCCGTGGCCCTCACAATGGGTGTGGCGATCTACGCACTCAGCCGCGACTCCACGGACTGA
- a CDS encoding DUF721 domain-containing protein, translating to MVARRATTKGFKRTASLLTGRIRQASESRGFAQSRLLTDWAEVAGADVAAIARPVEVSYGRGGMGATLTLLTTGAQAPMLEMQKDQLRQRVNAVYGYNAIARIRITQTAATGFADGQVAFEHRRKAEGPKAPAPEMTAAASQVVAPVQDDTLRDALEKLGAHILTKQKQGTRS from the coding sequence ATGGTTGCGCGCCGTGCCACAACAAAAGGGTTCAAGCGGACGGCATCGTTGCTGACCGGGCGGATCCGGCAGGCCAGCGAAAGCCGTGGCTTTGCCCAAAGCCGCCTGCTGACGGACTGGGCCGAAGTGGCGGGGGCCGATGTGGCTGCCATAGCCCGCCCTGTCGAGGTGAGCTATGGCCGCGGCGGGATGGGGGCTACGCTGACCCTGCTGACCACCGGTGCGCAGGCGCCCATGCTCGAGATGCAAAAGGACCAGCTGCGCCAGCGGGTCAACGCCGTCTACGGCTACAACGCCATCGCGCGCATCCGGATCACCCAGACGGCGGCAACGGGGTTCGCGGACGGGCAGGTCGCGTTCGAACATCGCCGCAAGGCCGAAGGCCCCAAAGCCCCCGCACCCGAGATGACCGCCGCCGCCAGCCAGGTGGTCGCCCCGGTCCAAGACGACACATTGCGCGACGCCCTCGAAAAACTGGGCGCGCATATCCTGACAAAACAAAAACAAGGAACACGCTCATGA
- a CDS encoding aspartate-semialdehyde dehydrogenase produces the protein MGYRVVVAGATGNVGREMLNILAERQFPVDELAVLASRRSLGTEVSFGDETLKTKDLDTFDFTGWDIALFAIGSDATKTYAPKAAKAGCVVIDNSSLYRYDPDVPLIVPEVNADAIEGYAKKNIIANPNCSTAQMVVALKPLHDRARIKRVVVSTYQSVSGAGKEGMDELWDQTKAVYNPTSDIQVKKFQKQIAFNVIPHIDSFMDDGSTKEEWKMVAETKKIVDPKIKVTATCVRVPVFVGHSEAINIETEDFLDEDEARDILREAPGVMVIDKREDGGYVTPIECVGDFATFISRIRQDSTIDNGLNFWCVSDNLRKGAALNAVQIAEVLGTRVLKKG, from the coding sequence ATGGGGTATCGTGTCGTCGTCGCGGGCGCCACCGGTAACGTGGGCCGCGAAATGCTGAACATCCTGGCCGAGCGCCAGTTTCCCGTGGACGAGCTGGCCGTTCTGGCAAGCCGCCGTTCGCTGGGCACGGAAGTGTCCTTTGGGGATGAGACGCTGAAGACGAAGGACCTGGACACATTCGACTTCACGGGTTGGGATATCGCCCTGTTCGCCATTGGATCGGACGCGACCAAGACATACGCGCCCAAAGCCGCCAAGGCGGGCTGCGTGGTGATCGACAACTCGTCGCTCTACCGCTACGACCCCGACGTGCCGCTGATCGTGCCGGAAGTGAACGCCGACGCGATCGAGGGGTATGCCAAGAAAAACATCATCGCCAATCCCAACTGCTCGACCGCACAAATGGTCGTGGCGCTCAAGCCGCTGCACGACCGTGCCCGGATCAAGCGCGTCGTGGTCAGCACCTACCAATCCGTGTCCGGCGCGGGCAAGGAAGGGATGGACGAACTGTGGGACCAGACCAAAGCAGTCTACAATCCGACATCCGACATCCAGGTCAAGAAGTTCCAAAAGCAGATCGCCTTCAACGTGATCCCGCATATCGACAGCTTCATGGACGACGGCTCGACCAAGGAAGAGTGGAAGATGGTCGCCGAGACGAAGAAAATCGTCGATCCAAAGATCAAGGTCACGGCAACCTGCGTGCGCGTGCCAGTCTTCGTGGGCCACTCCGAAGCGATCAATATCGAGACGGAAGACTTCCTGGACGAAGATGAAGCCCGCGACATCCTGCGCGAAGCACCAGGCGTCATGGTGATCGACAAGCGCGAAGACGGCGGCTACGTCACGCCGATCGAATGCGTGGGCGACTTTGCCACCTTCATCAGCCGCATCCGGCAGGACAGCACAATCGACAACGGCCTGAACTTCTGGTGCGTGTCGGACAACCTGCGCAAGGGCGCAGCGCTCAACGCCGTGCAGATCGCCGAAGTGCTGGGCACGCGCGTGCTGAAAAAGGGCTGA
- a CDS encoding site-specific DNA-methyltransferase yields MTKHVKGAEALPLNQILEGDCIDVMNSLPAGSVDLIFADPPYNLQLKGELHRPDNSKVDAVDDHWDQFNSFRAYDEFTTAWLKAARRLLKPNGAIWVIGSYHNIFRVGASLQNEGFWILNDVVWRKSNPMPNFRGKRFTNAHETMIWAGKDEASKYTFNYEALKALNEGIQMRSDWVLPICTGHERLKDEQGDKAHPTQKPESLLHRVLVGSTNPGDVVLDPFFGTGTTGAVAKMLGREFIGIEREAAYRKVAEKRIANVRKFDKEALTVSASKRAQPRVPFGQLVERGMLRPGEELYSMNKRHKAKVRADGTLIGDDIKGSIHQVGAHLEGAPSCNGWTYWCYRTEGKMVPIDVLRQQIRSEMHD; encoded by the coding sequence ATGACGAAACACGTAAAGGGCGCCGAGGCGCTTCCCTTGAACCAAATCCTTGAGGGTGACTGCATTGATGTCATGAACAGCCTGCCTGCGGGCAGCGTTGATCTGATCTTTGCCGATCCGCCCTATAACCTGCAGTTGAAGGGTGAGCTGCACCGCCCTGACAATTCTAAGGTTGATGCGGTGGATGATCACTGGGATCAGTTCAATTCCTTCCGAGCCTATGATGAATTCACGACGGCGTGGTTGAAAGCGGCCCGGCGGCTGCTGAAGCCCAATGGCGCGATCTGGGTCATTGGCAGCTATCACAATATTTTCCGTGTTGGCGCGTCCTTGCAGAACGAAGGGTTCTGGATTCTGAACGACGTGGTGTGGCGCAAGTCGAACCCGATGCCGAATTTCCGCGGCAAGCGTTTCACGAATGCCCATGAGACGATGATCTGGGCGGGCAAGGATGAGGCCAGCAAATACACCTTCAACTACGAGGCGCTGAAGGCGCTGAATGAAGGCATTCAGATGCGGTCCGACTGGGTGCTGCCGATCTGCACTGGCCACGAGCGCCTGAAGGATGAACAGGGCGACAAGGCGCATCCGACGCAAAAGCCCGAGAGCCTGCTGCATCGTGTGCTGGTTGGCTCGACCAACCCTGGTGACGTGGTGCTGGACCCGTTCTTTGGCACCGGAACCACCGGCGCGGTGGCCAAGATGCTGGGCCGCGAGTTTATCGGGATCGAGCGCGAAGCGGCCTATCGCAAGGTGGCCGAGAAACGCATCGCCAATGTGCGCAAGTTCGACAAGGAGGCGTTGACCGTTTCGGCGTCCAAGCGCGCGCAACCGCGGGTGCCGTTTGGCCAGCTTGTTGAACGCGGCATGCTGCGTCCGGGCGAAGAGTTGTATTCCATGAATAAGCGCCACAAGGCCAAGGTACGCGCCGATGGCACGTTGATTGGCGACGATATCAAGGGGTCCATTCACCAGGTCGGCGCCCATCTGGAAGGCGCGCCCAGCTGCAATGGCTGGACCTACTGGTGCTACCGGACCGAGGGCAAAATGGTGCCCATCGACGTTCTGCGCCAGCAGATACGGTCGGAAATGCACGACTGA
- a CDS encoding ribonuclease HII: MPDFELEVRIGGRVAGVDEVGRGPLAGPVTAAAVVLDPACIPDGLDDSKKLTARKREAVWDAILDSADVSVAHASVREIEEMNILQASHLAMVRAVAGLRTRPDHLLIDGTMLPRGLAVQATPVVRGDARSLSIAAASIVAKICRDRIMVDLAQQHPGYGWETNMGYPSKSHRLALENLGPTPHHRRTFKPVHNMLYQEKIVSS, translated from the coding sequence GTGCCAGATTTTGAATTGGAAGTTCGAATTGGCGGGCGTGTGGCCGGAGTTGACGAAGTAGGTCGCGGACCGCTTGCCGGGCCTGTCACGGCGGCGGCTGTCGTTCTGGACCCGGCGTGCATTCCTGACGGCCTGGACGATTCGAAGAAGCTGACCGCGCGCAAGCGCGAGGCGGTGTGGGATGCGATCCTGGACAGCGCGGACGTGTCGGTGGCCCATGCTTCGGTGCGCGAGATTGAGGAGATGAACATCCTGCAGGCGTCGCATCTGGCGATGGTGCGCGCGGTGGCCGGGCTGCGCACCCGGCCCGATCATCTGCTGATTGACGGGACCATGCTGCCCCGCGGCCTGGCCGTTCAGGCGACGCCCGTTGTGCGCGGCGATGCCCGGTCGCTGAGCATTGCGGCGGCCTCAATTGTGGCCAAAATATGTCGCGATCGGATCATGGTGGATTTGGCGCAACAGCATCCCGGCTACGGCTGGGAGACGAACATGGGATACCCGTCAAAAAGCCACAGATTGGCGTTGGAAAATCTCGGTCCGACCCCACACCATAGACGTACTTTCAAACCTGTCCACAATATGTTGTATCAAGAAAAAATCGTAAGTAGCTGA
- a CDS encoding HpcH/HpaI aldolase family protein — MPAPTNPFKAAINNGETVIGCWLSLGDPLATEIAGTAGFDWLLIDGEHTPYDISRMRMQLMALEASDSHAAVRVPVGETWIIKQVLDAGAQTVLVPMVETAEQAQQLVHDVRYPPTGGRGVGYSGARCSRFGAITDYGPTADDQICLLIQVENRAGIANLDDILAVDGIDGVFIGPADLSADMGYMGQLTHPEVQATIKGAIARIEAAGKAPGILTTTPDFTQDALDWGARFVATGLDLLILAKSLRDLAQRWVK, encoded by the coding sequence ATGCCCGCCCCTACCAACCCGTTCAAGGCCGCGATCAATAACGGCGAAACCGTCATCGGTTGCTGGCTCAGCCTGGGCGATCCGCTGGCCACTGAAATCGCGGGCACGGCGGGCTTTGACTGGCTGCTGATCGACGGTGAACATACACCCTACGACATCTCCCGCATGCGGATGCAGCTCATGGCACTCGAAGCGTCTGATAGCCACGCCGCCGTCCGCGTGCCGGTGGGCGAAACATGGATCATCAAGCAGGTCCTCGATGCGGGCGCCCAAACGGTGCTGGTGCCGATGGTCGAAACAGCAGAACAGGCCCAACAACTGGTCCACGACGTCCGCTACCCGCCCACGGGCGGGCGCGGCGTGGGCTATTCCGGCGCACGGTGCAGCCGGTTCGGCGCCATAACTGACTACGGCCCGACGGCGGACGACCAGATCTGCCTGCTGATCCAGGTCGAAAACCGCGCAGGCATCGCCAATCTCGACGACATCCTCGCCGTGGACGGGATCGACGGTGTGTTCATCGGTCCCGCGGACCTGTCCGCGGATATGGGGTACATGGGGCAACTGACGCACCCCGAGGTGCAGGCGACAATCAAAGGCGCCATCGCCCGGATCGAAGCGGCAGGTAAAGCCCCGGGCATCCTGACGACAACACCGGACTTTACCCAGGACGCGCTCGACTGGGGCGCGCGCTTCGTCGCCACGGGGCTCGACCTTCTGATCCTTGCCAAAAGCCTGCGTGACCTCGCCCAGCGCTGGGTGAAATAG
- the mutY gene encoding A/G-specific adenine glycosylase, whose translation MRDLSRELLDWYDIHARAMPWRVGPRDKLAGVRPDPYAVWMSEIMLQQTTVAAVTEYFKRFIARWPTVADLAAAEDAEVMGEWAGLGYYARARNLLKCARAVVADHGGQFPADHAALLKLPGIGPYTAAAIASIAFDLRHVVVDGNVERVMARMFDEHTPLPAAKPVLTEHADRLTPNERPGDHAQAVMDLGATICTPKSPACGICPWRDPCRARAAGTAPELPKKTPKKAKPIRHGTVYLAQRDDGAWLVETRPDKGLLGGMMGWPGSDWVDVADPRPTGSPMRADWIKLNGEVRHTFTHFHLILDVMVAQVADTQADRGFFLPRDQFRPSDLPTVMRKAFDLAQS comes from the coding sequence TTGCGTGACCTCAGCCGTGAGCTTTTGGATTGGTACGACATACATGCGCGCGCGATGCCGTGGCGCGTTGGGCCACGGGACAAGCTGGCGGGCGTGCGGCCCGACCCATATGCGGTCTGGATGTCCGAGATCATGTTGCAGCAGACGACCGTGGCGGCGGTTACGGAGTATTTCAAACGGTTCATCGCGCGTTGGCCAACTGTCGCTGATCTGGCCGCGGCAGAGGATGCCGAGGTGATGGGCGAATGGGCGGGCCTTGGGTATTACGCCCGCGCCCGCAACCTGTTGAAATGTGCGCGTGCGGTGGTGGCCGATCATGGGGGGCAGTTCCCCGCAGATCACGCAGCACTTTTGAAACTACCGGGCATCGGGCCTTATACGGCAGCTGCCATCGCGTCGATTGCCTTTGACCTGCGGCATGTCGTGGTAGACGGCAACGTCGAACGCGTGATGGCGCGCATGTTCGACGAACACACGCCCTTGCCTGCAGCAAAGCCTGTTTTGACCGAACACGCGGATCGGCTGACGCCGAACGAACGGCCCGGCGATCATGCCCAAGCTGTGATGGATCTGGGTGCCACCATCTGCACGCCGAAATCCCCTGCCTGCGGCATCTGCCCCTGGCGCGATCCGTGTCGGGCACGCGCTGCGGGCACGGCACCGGAGTTGCCCAAGAAGACACCCAAGAAAGCCAAACCGATCCGCCACGGCACCGTGTATCTGGCCCAGCGCGACGATGGCGCATGGCTGGTTGAGACGCGGCCCGACAAGGGGTTGCTGGGTGGTATGATGGGCTGGCCCGGCAGCGATTGGGTGGACGTGGCGGACCCGCGGCCCACTGGCTCTCCGATGCGGGCCGATTGGATCAAATTGAACGGAGAAGTACGGCACACGTTTACGCATTTTCACCTTATTCTGGACGTTATGGTTGCGCAGGTTGCCGATACGCAGGCGGACAGGGGCTTTTTCCTGCCACGGGACCAATTCCGTCCTTCGGACCTGCCCACCGTGATGCGCAAGGCGTTTGATCTGGCGCAGAGTTGA
- a CDS encoding alkane 1-monooxygenase, with amino-acid sequence MTLPPETVAKVQNALPFAMSFLLIPLAIVTAIYGGWTVVLLPVVTWYMFSILDLAVGLNTDNADLEATDDDLFWYRAITIAWVPAQFLMLFGLIAYVAPADHLNTLEKLAIFFGVGVITGTVGINYSHELMHQKNKLERWLADALLAMVLYSHFRSEHLLVHHRYVATPRDPVTARMGESFYRFYPRVLKQCFLSAWNAEKAMLARKDLPATDSSNPFWKYAYLQLVCFLLAFALGGWAGVGLFLLQAGVAIWQLELVNYIEHYGLTRKHLGEGKYEHVQPRHSWNAAHKASNWLLINLQRHSDHHYKPDRRFPVLQTYTEADAPQLPYGYPVMTIAAMMPRVWKRVMNPRVSKWRDMYYPEITDWTAYNKAANPLPR; translated from the coding sequence ATGACATTGCCCCCGGAAACTGTCGCCAAGGTGCAGAACGCCCTGCCCTTCGCCATGTCTTTCCTGCTGATCCCGCTGGCCATCGTGACGGCCATCTATGGCGGCTGGACCGTAGTCCTGCTGCCGGTGGTGACGTGGTACATGTTCTCGATCCTTGATCTGGCGGTGGGGCTGAACACGGACAACGCCGACCTTGAGGCGACGGATGATGATCTTTTCTGGTATCGGGCCATCACCATTGCCTGGGTGCCTGCGCAGTTCCTGATGCTGTTTGGCCTGATTGCCTATGTGGCGCCGGCCGATCATCTGAATACGCTGGAAAAGCTGGCGATTTTCTTTGGCGTCGGCGTCATTACCGGCACGGTCGGCATCAACTACAGCCACGAGTTGATGCACCAGAAGAACAAACTGGAACGCTGGCTGGCAGACGCTTTGCTGGCCATGGTTCTTTATTCCCACTTCCGGTCCGAACACCTGCTGGTGCACCACCGCTACGTCGCCACCCCCCGCGATCCGGTCACGGCGCGGATGGGAGAGAGTTTTTATCGCTTCTATCCGCGGGTGCTGAAACAATGCTTCCTATCCGCCTGGAATGCGGAAAAGGCGATGCTCGCGCGCAAGGACCTGCCCGCGACCGACAGCTCAAACCCGTTCTGGAAATACGCCTATCTGCAACTGGTTTGTTTCCTTCTGGCCTTTGCCCTTGGCGGCTGGGCCGGTGTTGGCCTGTTCCTCCTGCAAGCGGGCGTGGCCATCTGGCAGCTGGAATTGGTCAACTACATCGAACATTACGGGCTGACCCGGAAACATCTGGGCGAAGGCAAATACGAACACGTCCAGCCGCGCCATTCCTGGAACGCAGCGCACAAGGCGTCGAACTGGCTGCTGATCAACCTGCAACGCCATTCGGACCACCATTACAAACCCGACCGCCGCTTCCCCGTCCTGCAGACCTACACCGAAGCGGACGCGCCCCAACTGCCCTATGGCTACCCGGTGATGACCATCGCCGCGATGATGCCACGGGTGTGGAAGCGCGTGATGAACCCGCGAGTGAGCAAGTGGCGGGACATGTATTATCCCGAAATCACCGACTGGACGGCCTATAACAAGGCGGCAAACCCGCTGCCGCGCTAA
- a CDS encoding winged helix-turn-helix domain-containing protein has translation MQDNTTSASDMRRTGGRLVTFGIAGIVLLLILAAALLFFTLPDAGAFDARVERMFIENADLTSQAEIKLLEILAQSGTAFADTLASYRLVIFVLLVFATAMMIAALVFVILLVGFNRRMAQIERAGIQVNSLLISREENTVYLNNLGFKLTDAAMETMSVLAEARMDDDVLSGSEIEGVISGRSAADCEEAAGATRIKRLRDTLGNQIVSELLVKNIARRGYMLAVEKDVIKVL, from the coding sequence GTGCAGGACAATACTACCTCCGCTTCTGACATGCGGCGCACGGGCGGGCGGCTCGTGACCTTCGGGATCGCGGGCATCGTCCTCTTGCTGATCCTGGCCGCCGCCCTGCTGTTCTTCACCCTGCCCGATGCGGGCGCCTTCGACGCGCGGGTCGAGCGTATGTTTATCGAAAATGCCGACCTCACCAGCCAGGCCGAAATCAAACTGCTGGAAATCCTCGCCCAATCCGGCACCGCTTTCGCGGACACCCTCGCCAGTTACCGGCTCGTCATCTTCGTGCTCTTGGTCTTTGCCACAGCCATGATGATCGCCGCCCTCGTCTTCGTGATCCTGCTGGTCGGCTTCAACCGCCGCATGGCGCAGATTGAACGCGCGGGGATCCAGGTCAACTCCCTCCTGATCAGCCGCGAGGAAAACACGGTCTACCTCAACAACCTCGGCTTCAAGCTGACGGATGCGGCGATGGAAACCATGTCGGTCCTGGCCGAAGCCCGCATGGACGACGACGTCCTATCCGGCTCGGAAATCGAAGGTGTCATCTCAGGCCGCAGCGCCGCCGATTGCGAAGAGGCCGCGGGCGCCACCCGCATCAAGCGCCTGCGCGACACCCTCGGCAACCAGATCGTCAGCGAACTTCTGGTCAAGAACATCGCCCGCCGCGGCTACATGCTGGCCGTGGAAAAGGACGTGATCAAGGTGCTCTGA
- a CDS encoding DUF3095 domain-containing protein: MFYDDLPRLTVFGDVADLGHYTPLPEDWVVGVSDIVGSTDAVAAGKYKTVNMIGAAVISAQINTAGGRAFPYVFGGDGAAFAHPPEFAAEAAQALGAVQAWAQAEFGMGLRVGLYSVADIRAAGLDVAVARYAVSEGVDYAMFAGGGVSWAEAQMKAGAETVPPVPAGTQPDLTGLSCRWSHMKARNGTILSLLLSPEDGVEPDRFGTVVEAVLAEVAHLERGGHPAPPEGPGTGWPPAGATLEAHASHGGRGVAARKRQVLFETLIAWILIKTGIKLGGFDPTHYRRTVGGNADFRKFDDGLKMTIDCDAGTVSRLRSVLEDARADGIARYGIHTQDEAMMTCIVPSIMDDTHVHFIDGAAGGYTQASVELKSG, from the coding sequence ATGTTTTACGATGATCTGCCGCGGTTGACGGTTTTCGGGGATGTGGCGGATCTGGGCCACTACACGCCCTTGCCGGAGGATTGGGTCGTGGGTGTGTCCGACATCGTGGGGTCCACTGACGCGGTGGCGGCGGGCAAGTACAAGACGGTGAACATGATCGGGGCGGCTGTGATTTCGGCCCAGATCAATACCGCTGGGGGTCGGGCTTTTCCTTATGTGTTCGGCGGCGATGGCGCGGCCTTTGCCCATCCGCCGGAGTTTGCCGCAGAGGCGGCGCAGGCGCTGGGGGCGGTGCAGGCCTGGGCGCAGGCGGAGTTTGGCATGGGCCTGCGCGTGGGGCTTTATTCCGTCGCCGACATTCGCGCGGCGGGGCTGGATGTGGCCGTGGCGCGCTATGCGGTGTCGGAGGGCGTGGATTATGCCATGTTCGCCGGGGGCGGTGTCAGTTGGGCCGAGGCGCAGATGAAGGCGGGGGCCGAAACGGTGCCCCCTGTCCCCGCGGGGACGCAGCCGGACCTGACCGGCCTGAGTTGCCGGTGGAGCCACATGAAGGCGCGCAACGGGACCATTCTATCGCTGCTTTTGTCGCCAGAGGACGGTGTGGAGCCGGACCGGTTTGGAACGGTGGTCGAGGCGGTGCTGGCCGAGGTGGCGCATCTGGAGCGCGGCGGGCACCCGGCGCCGCCCGAGGGGCCGGGCACCGGATGGCCGCCTGCCGGGGCGACGCTCGAGGCCCATGCGAGCCATGGCGGCAGGGGTGTAGCGGCCCGCAAACGGCAGGTGCTGTTCGAGACGCTGATTGCCTGGATATTGATCAAGACAGGGATCAAGCTGGGTGGGTTTGATCCGACGCATTACCGGCGGACCGTCGGTGGCAATGCGGATTTCCGGAAGTTCGATGACGGGTTGAAAATGACCATTGATTGCGACGCGGGCACGGTGTCGCGCCTGCGCTCTGTTTTGGAGGACGCACGGGCGGATGGCATCGCGCGCTACGGCATCCACACTCAGGACGAAGCGATGATGACGTGCATCGTGCCGTCCATCATGGACGACACCCATGTGCATTTCATCGACGGCGCAGCGGGTGGCTATACGCAGGCGTCTGTCGAGTTGAAGTCGGGGTAA